One Amaranthus tricolor cultivar Red isolate AtriRed21 chromosome 10, ASM2621246v1, whole genome shotgun sequence genomic window carries:
- the LOC130826171 gene encoding putative clathrin assembly protein At4g40080, giving the protein MKKPDRLKNMLGILKDKVLILKASLVISSKPTKFFNVAVLRATTYHNPSDPPPIDAVLALAHNHRPSTGVIIHALLRRLHGTHNVYVALKCLLTLHHLLSNSKPALKDQIMSHSNGPIFNMSNFRDESDRDTWELSDWVRWYADVLDYSFSRKRGERLNWLVGMVEIICKSPDSLYYQKLGLIYEVMKLVGEDYRMIMREINNNINQFGNNKRIIEDLNDDLLKDLLGDLKRLKNSREKLFLMFLNKKNDGIWGLIDQVEKDVEYVKEKRKNMRLVMFQGTESTRVVDNRVSESTQLAVVPVLPRGRKWLDVEWNRLVVV; this is encoded by the coding sequence ATGAAAAAACCAGACAGACTAAAAAACATGTTAGGAATTCTCAAAGATAAAGTCTTAATCCTTAAAGCTTCCTTAGTAATATCCTCTAAACCTACCAAATTCTTCAACGTGGCGGTTCTACGCGCCACCACGTATCACAACCCTTCCGACCCACCGCCTATCGACGCCGTCTTAGCCCTTGCTCATAACCACCGTCCTTCCACCGGAGTCATCATCCACGCGCTACTTCGTCGTCTTCATGGGACCCACAATGTTTACGTGGCTCTCAAATGTCTACTCACCCTCCACCACCTCCTCAGCAACAGTAAACCTGCACTGAAAGACCAAATTATGTCGCACTCTAATGGGCCCATCTTTAATATGTCGAATTTCAGGGACGAGTCTGATCGTGACACGTGGGAGTTATCTGATTGGGTACGGTGGTACGCCGATGTATTGGATTATAGTTTTTCGCGAAAAAGAGGAGAGAGATTGAATTGGTTAGTGGGTATGGTGGAGATTATTTGTAAATCCCCTGATTCACTGTATTATCAAAAATTAGGGTTGATTTATGAAGTGATGAAGTTAGTTGGAGAAGATTATAGGATGATTATGCGAGAgattaataacaatattaatcaATTTGGGAATAATAAGAGAATTATTGAGGATTTAAATGATGATTTGTTAAAAGATTTATTGGGTGATTTAAAAAGATTAAAGAATTCTCGAGAGAAATTGTTCTTGATGttcttgaataaaaaaaatgatgggATTTGGGGATTGATTGATCAAGTTGAGAAAGATGTTGAGTAtgtaaaagaaaagagaaagaatATGAGATTGGTAATGTTCCAGGGGACTGAGTCGACTCGGGTGGTGGACAATCGTGTTAGTGAGTCAACGCAGTTGGCGGTTGTGCCGGTCTTGCCACGAGGTAGAAAATGGTTGGACGTTGAATGGAATCGATTGGTGGTTGTATAA